A single window of Mycolicibacterium aurum DNA harbors:
- a CDS encoding DNA gyrase subunit A: MTATLDVPEQNPDLVLDQSADDYWNHYQLTFALYSVSDRAIPSAFDGLKPGQRRLLYQMHDSRLLPGNKPQKSSKVCSAVTGNLHPHGGASMYGAAALMAAEFQRVKVIDGQGAFPRIQGDIPAADRYTEMRLSAPGAALTAELNDHAVPMVSTFDGEWIEPTVLPAQWPVLLCNGAVGIAEGWATKVPAHNPREIMAACRALLKTPNMTDDRLLKLIPGPDWGCGATVVGTAGLREYITTGRGQLTVRGTVSVDGKNVIVTELPPGVASNTVQERIRALVESGEMSGVADMSDLTDRRNGLRIVVTAKRGHSAETIRDQLLALTPLESTFAASLVALDEDRVPRWWTVRELIAAFLHLRDSVVLRRSEYRLEKVAARRHLVAGLMTIHLDIDAAVAVIRGSDTVDDARQGLQERFGIDTEQADYVLALQLRRLTKLDVIELQAEAEKLDAEFLALTELVSNPDARRTVIDKELVETAKLFKDAEFDRRTVLDFDATPVTGGADDDGPRERKVNTSWRLDDRGVLSDSRGELLSAGLGWAVWTDGRVKFTHGAGLPYKIRDVPVAPDITGLLQSGVLAPGSHLALVTRRGKVLRIDPAAVNPQGAAGNGVAGVKLAGDDDEVIAALPLTCGNGEAILSVSEKGWKVTEVADIPVKGRGGAGVGFHPFVGGEAALLAAAVSAAGFVRGGKTVRAEKRAKSSIKGSGSDVTPAG; the protein is encoded by the coding sequence GTGACCGCCACTCTGGACGTTCCTGAGCAGAACCCCGACCTGGTGCTCGACCAGAGCGCCGACGACTACTGGAACCACTACCAGCTGACCTTCGCTCTCTACAGCGTCAGCGACCGCGCCATCCCGTCCGCGTTCGACGGTCTCAAGCCCGGACAGCGCCGACTGCTCTATCAGATGCACGACTCCAGATTGCTGCCGGGCAACAAGCCGCAGAAATCCTCGAAGGTGTGCTCGGCCGTCACCGGCAACCTGCACCCGCACGGCGGCGCGTCGATGTACGGCGCGGCAGCATTGATGGCCGCCGAGTTCCAGCGCGTGAAAGTCATTGACGGACAAGGCGCTTTCCCACGCATCCAAGGTGACATTCCCGCCGCCGACCGTTACACCGAGATGCGGCTGTCGGCGCCCGGTGCGGCGCTGACCGCCGAACTCAACGATCACGCCGTGCCCATGGTGTCGACATTCGACGGGGAGTGGATCGAACCGACGGTGCTGCCCGCCCAGTGGCCGGTGTTGTTGTGCAACGGCGCGGTCGGCATCGCCGAGGGATGGGCCACCAAGGTGCCCGCCCACAATCCGCGCGAGATCATGGCCGCCTGCCGGGCGCTGCTGAAGACCCCGAACATGACCGACGACAGGTTGCTCAAACTCATTCCCGGTCCCGACTGGGGCTGCGGCGCCACCGTGGTGGGCACGGCCGGGCTGCGGGAGTACATCACCACCGGACGGGGGCAGCTGACGGTACGCGGCACGGTGTCGGTCGACGGCAAGAACGTCATCGTCACCGAACTGCCACCCGGAGTGGCGAGTAACACTGTGCAGGAACGGATCCGGGCACTGGTCGAGTCCGGGGAGATGTCCGGTGTGGCCGACATGTCCGATCTGACCGACCGCCGCAACGGGCTGCGTATCGTGGTGACCGCCAAGCGCGGCCACAGCGCCGAGACCATCCGCGACCAGCTGCTCGCCTTGACACCGCTGGAGTCGACCTTCGCCGCCAGCCTGGTCGCCCTCGACGAAGACCGGGTGCCGCGCTGGTGGACGGTGCGGGAACTGATCGCCGCGTTCCTGCACCTGCGTGACTCGGTGGTGTTGCGCCGCAGCGAATACCGGCTGGAGAAGGTGGCCGCGCGGCGCCACCTGGTGGCCGGCCTGATGACGATCCACCTCGACATCGATGCTGCCGTCGCGGTGATCCGGGGCTCCGACACCGTCGACGACGCCCGCCAGGGCCTGCAGGAGCGGTTCGGGATCGACACCGAACAAGCCGATTATGTTCTGGCCCTGCAGCTGCGCCGGCTGACCAAGCTCGACGTCATCGAGTTGCAGGCCGAAGCGGAGAAGCTGGATGCCGAGTTCCTGGCGCTCACCGAATTGGTGTCCAATCCTGATGCGCGCCGGACGGTGATCGACAAGGAGCTGGTCGAGACCGCGAAGCTGTTCAAGGACGCCGAATTCGACCGCCGCACGGTGCTGGACTTCGACGCCACCCCCGTTACCGGCGGCGCCGATGACGACGGTCCACGCGAGCGAAAGGTCAACACCTCCTGGCGCCTGGACGACCGCGGCGTGCTCTCCGACAGTCGTGGTGAGCTGCTCAGCGCCGGTCTGGGGTGGGCGGTGTGGACCGATGGCCGCGTCAAGTTCACCCACGGCGCCGGTCTGCCCTACAAGATCAGGGACGTCCCGGTGGCCCCTGACATCACCGGATTGCTGCAGTCCGGTGTGCTGGCGCCCGGCTCCCACCTGGCTCTGGTGACGCGGCGCGGAAAGGTTCTGCGCATCGATCCCGCAGCCGTGAACCCGCAGGGCGCGGCGGGCAACGGTGTCGCCGGGGTGAAGCTCGCGGGTGACGACGACGAGGTGATCGCCGCCTTGCCGCTCACGTGTGGGAACGGTGAGGCGATTCTGTCCGTCTCTGAAAAGGGTTGGAAGGTAACCGAAGTCGCCGACATCCCGGTGAAGGGCCGCGGCGGCGCCGGCGTCGGCTTCCATCCGTTCGTGGGCGGCGAGGCCGCGCTGCTGGCCGCGGCGGTCTCGGCGGCCGGGTTCGTGCGCGGGGGAAAGACTGTGCGGGCCGAGAAGCGCGCGAAGTCGTCCATCAAGGGCTCCGGGAGTGACGTGACACCGGCTGGATAG
- a CDS encoding oxygenase MpaB family protein: MTVTGQRPEVLLEDVDFNRRNHPDRPLRPIPPGRDHFADQWRHMREFMFGEWIDIDKEVEPNDITRMRDDYFWQADEHMIGAVDAFERLGYEQGRALFEQALTKGVDTLADPPQEFVDLFEHLDNLPGQFDLAAAERGRMLAVSSTKAATTIIQGWAFYETAMTGDISAATGATGRFADDGPRRFIETARVFAEFTLPDIFDRRSEAFQDVVRVRLMHALASRGLRRTWGDDVYLKFGEPIPVTSLLGFGSGMLLGRLVDHAFGRKLTPQQLEDLAEYSSYSGRLWGAPESLHSAGGVELIKSLNFVLARGGNPSPWRAELVNAIAGPAHIETLTETLPGWARTLVARYANQITASIALAPAGVVFGYRQIEAMVAGTLFEPLAYNFERRVWVVEQLTRLNVAVARVADMLPWSNPVRESRNSSGAPARERIAMLNKIARGRKIALNYDHHDRSTSGEGFTG, encoded by the coding sequence ATGACCGTGACCGGCCAGCGTCCAGAGGTCCTCCTCGAGGACGTCGACTTCAACCGACGCAACCATCCCGATCGACCGCTGCGGCCCATCCCGCCCGGCCGTGACCACTTCGCCGACCAATGGCGTCACATGCGTGAGTTCATGTTCGGTGAGTGGATCGACATCGACAAAGAGGTCGAACCCAACGACATCACGCGCATGCGCGACGACTACTTCTGGCAGGCCGACGAACACATGATCGGCGCGGTCGATGCGTTCGAGCGCCTCGGCTATGAGCAGGGTCGAGCCCTGTTCGAGCAGGCTCTGACCAAAGGCGTTGACACGCTGGCGGATCCGCCGCAAGAGTTCGTCGACCTCTTCGAGCATCTGGACAATCTGCCGGGCCAGTTCGATCTCGCGGCCGCCGAACGCGGCCGCATGCTGGCCGTGTCGAGCACCAAGGCGGCCACCACGATCATCCAGGGATGGGCGTTCTACGAGACGGCGATGACCGGCGACATCTCGGCGGCCACCGGCGCCACCGGTCGTTTCGCGGATGACGGCCCGCGCCGCTTCATCGAGACTGCGCGGGTGTTCGCGGAGTTCACGTTGCCGGACATCTTCGATCGGCGCTCGGAAGCGTTCCAGGACGTGGTGCGGGTGCGGTTAATGCACGCGCTGGCCAGTCGGGGGTTACGGCGCACATGGGGCGACGACGTCTATCTCAAGTTCGGTGAGCCGATTCCGGTGACGTCGCTGCTCGGTTTCGGCAGCGGGATGCTGCTCGGACGTCTGGTCGACCATGCGTTCGGCCGCAAGCTGACCCCGCAGCAGCTCGAGGATCTGGCTGAATACTCGTCGTACTCAGGACGGTTGTGGGGTGCACCCGAGAGCCTGCACTCCGCCGGCGGTGTCGAGTTGATCAAATCGTTGAACTTCGTGCTGGCCAGGGGTGGCAACCCGTCGCCGTGGCGGGCCGAGCTCGTCAACGCCATCGCCGGTCCCGCCCATATCGAAACCCTGACGGAGACTCTTCCCGGCTGGGCCAGGACGTTGGTGGCCCGCTACGCCAACCAGATCACGGCAAGCATTGCGCTCGCCCCGGCCGGGGTGGTGTTCGGGTACAGGCAGATCGAAGCCATGGTCGCAGGCACGCTCTTCGAGCCGCTGGCCTACAACTTCGAGCGTCGGGTGTGGGTGGTCGAGCAGCTCACCAGGCTGAACGTCGCTGTCGCCAGGGTGGCGGACATGTTGCCGTGGTCCAATCCTGTTCGGGAGAGCCGGAATTCCAGCGGCGCACCCGCCCGCGAGCGGATCGCGATGCTGAACAAGATCGCCCGCGGCCGCAAGATCGCGCTCAACTACGACCACCACGACCGGTCCACGTCGGGCGAGGGTTTCACCGGCTAG
- a CDS encoding EthD family reductase yields the protein MSETKITVIYDNPASPEEFESNYAEQQLEAAKSIPGHIRVEASKVWPKEDGSATPAYRMIDLYYPDYATASEAVTTPEAQRFFEAMARLATGGVRVLFSDIEVPQQ from the coding sequence GTGTCCGAAACGAAGATCACCGTCATCTACGACAATCCCGCGAGCCCCGAGGAGTTCGAATCGAACTACGCGGAGCAGCAGCTGGAGGCCGCCAAGTCCATCCCCGGCCACATCAGGGTCGAAGCATCGAAGGTCTGGCCGAAGGAAGACGGCAGCGCCACCCCCGCCTACCGGATGATCGATCTGTACTACCCCGACTACGCCACCGCCAGTGAGGCGGTGACGACCCCAGAGGCGCAGCGCTTCTTCGAGGCAATGGCGCGGCTTGCCACCGGCGGCGTGCGCGTCCTGTTCTCGGACATCGAGGTGCCGCAGCAGTGA
- a CDS encoding tartrate dehydrogenase gives MTHRIAVIPGDGIGTEVVPEGLRVLEAAAAAFDFRLEVEHFDHSSAEYYRRHAKMLPDNWFDELRGFDAIFFGAVGWPEVVPDHVSLWGSLLQFRRAFDQYVNLRPVRLMPGVPSPLAGRRPGDVDFYVVRENTEGEYSSVGGKIFEGTDREVVMQETVMTRIGVDRILKYAFDLARSRPKRHLTSATKSNGISISMPYWDERVQAMAAHYPEVDVDKYHIDILAANFVMHPDWFDVVVASNLFGDILSDLGPACTGTIGIAPSANINPERTFPSLFEPVHGSAPDIAGRGIANPIGQIWCGSMMLEHLGETEAAAAVLTAIETVLERGEALTPDMGGTATTATLGAAVVDALGAP, from the coding sequence ATGACCCACCGCATCGCCGTCATCCCGGGCGACGGCATCGGCACCGAAGTCGTCCCCGAAGGACTGCGCGTGTTGGAGGCCGCGGCGGCCGCGTTCGACTTCCGGCTCGAGGTCGAGCATTTCGACCACTCCAGCGCCGAGTACTACCGCAGGCACGCAAAGATGCTGCCCGACAACTGGTTCGACGAGCTCCGTGGCTTCGATGCGATCTTCTTCGGTGCCGTGGGGTGGCCCGAGGTGGTGCCCGATCACGTGTCGTTGTGGGGCAGTCTGCTGCAGTTCCGGCGCGCTTTCGACCAGTACGTGAACCTGCGCCCGGTCCGGTTGATGCCGGGCGTGCCCAGCCCGCTTGCGGGTCGCCGGCCCGGCGACGTCGACTTCTACGTCGTGCGGGAGAACACCGAGGGTGAGTACTCCAGTGTCGGCGGCAAGATCTTCGAAGGCACCGACCGCGAGGTGGTGATGCAGGAGACGGTCATGACGCGGATCGGTGTCGACCGAATTCTCAAGTACGCCTTCGACCTTGCCCGGTCTCGTCCCAAGAGGCACCTCACCTCGGCGACCAAGAGCAACGGCATCTCCATCTCGATGCCCTACTGGGACGAACGCGTGCAGGCGATGGCCGCGCACTATCCCGAGGTGGACGTGGACAAGTACCACATCGACATCCTCGCGGCGAACTTCGTCATGCACCCGGACTGGTTCGACGTCGTCGTCGCCTCGAACCTGTTCGGCGACATCCTGTCCGACCTGGGCCCCGCCTGCACGGGCACCATCGGGATAGCGCCCAGCGCCAACATCAACCCCGAGCGGACGTTCCCCAGCCTGTTCGAGCCCGTCCACGGTTCGGCGCCCGACATCGCCGGCCGCGGCATCGCCAACCCGATCGGACAGATCTGGTGCGGGTCCATGATGCTCGAGCATCTCGGTGAAACCGAGGCTGCCGCAGCGGTGCTCACCGCCATCGAGACCGTGCTGGAGCGCGGCGAGGCGCTGACCCCGGATATGGGCGGCACCGCCACCACCGCGACCCTGGGCGCCGCCGTCGTCGACGCCCTCGGCGCGCCATGA
- a CDS encoding cation transporter: MALATESMVLRAERRSLRTYMVTMLGLAVLGFAIYAITRVSATQLDGVISLINAAAAFIAARLAVTASQPADEDNPYGRLALENLYALFRSLMILGVVIVGLVINIVKVAEYLITGEGSEPEFGVAAVYTAVCVLVCLALKWNHERNNRSVGGASALLRVEATAAKMEAIISGGICASLVLVTVIPEGTVITSPDFDIKDIADSLIVIVLCVLLVGEPIRQIRLEFGRLSGRRADPALDAAVRDAIAAVNAEHADELDHQLTLIDSLAISRGKTTEVDLRVSYDGVMSVSEQDNLRAHTYAELRDRIGPLRLTVVFSALPIHATPTL; the protein is encoded by the coding sequence ATGGCGTTGGCGACCGAGTCGATGGTGCTTCGGGCCGAGCGCCGCAGCCTGCGCACCTACATGGTCACGATGCTGGGCCTCGCGGTCCTCGGCTTCGCGATCTACGCCATCACGCGCGTGTCGGCCACCCAGCTCGACGGCGTGATCTCACTGATCAACGCGGCAGCCGCGTTCATCGCCGCCCGCCTCGCGGTCACCGCGTCACAGCCTGCCGACGAAGACAACCCGTACGGCCGCCTGGCCCTGGAGAATCTCTACGCCCTCTTTCGTTCGCTCATGATCCTCGGAGTGGTGATCGTCGGCCTGGTGATCAACATCGTCAAGGTGGCGGAGTACCTCATCACCGGCGAGGGCAGTGAACCGGAGTTCGGTGTGGCTGCGGTGTACACCGCGGTGTGCGTCCTGGTCTGCCTGGCGCTCAAGTGGAATCACGAACGCAACAACCGTTCGGTCGGTGGGGCGTCGGCGCTGCTGCGGGTCGAAGCCACCGCGGCGAAGATGGAAGCCATCATCAGCGGCGGCATCTGCGCGTCGCTGGTGTTGGTGACGGTGATCCCGGAGGGCACCGTCATCACCTCGCCCGATTTCGACATCAAGGACATCGCCGACAGTCTCATCGTGATCGTCCTGTGCGTGCTGCTCGTCGGCGAGCCGATCCGCCAGATCCGCCTGGAGTTCGGGCGGTTGTCCGGACGGCGGGCCGACCCGGCTCTCGACGCCGCCGTCAGGGACGCCATCGCCGCGGTGAACGCCGAGCACGCCGACGAACTCGACCACCAACTGACCCTGATCGATTCCTTGGCCATCAGCCGGGGCAAGACCACCGAGGTCGACCTGCGGGTCTCCTACGACGGCGTGATGTCGGTCTCCGAGCAGGACAACCTGCGCGCGCACACCTACGCCGAGCTCCGTGACCGGATCGGCCCCCTGCGCCTCACAGTGGTGTTCAGCGCACTGCCCATTCACGCGACACCGACCCTCTGA
- a CDS encoding toprim domain-containing protein: protein MSYTAADITELDDVQHTRLRPAVNLGLDVLNTALREIVDNAIEEVAEPSHGGSRVTITLHADGSVSVADDGRGLPVDSDPVNGKNGIVKTLGTARAGGKFSAHSDAASTGAGLNGIGAAAAVFISARTDVTVRRAGKTYLQSFGGGYPGVFDGKDFDPDAPFTRADTQKLRGVGNRKPDAHGTTVRILFDPAVVPDSSVDINEVLLRAHAASRMSPGVHLTVVDEGWPGDEVRPELLEPFGGPWGTETLLDLMCVAADAPVPGVRAVVDGRGEYTTGRGPTPFRWSLTAGPAEPATVAAFCNTVRTPGGGSHLTAAVKGLSEALADRASRIRDLGLAKGEDGPEAQDFAAVTALAVDTRAPDVSWDSQAKTAVSSRSLNVAMAPDVARSVTIWAANPGNADAVTQWTKLALESARARRSAEGAKARSRAASKAKGLGTNLSLPPKLLPSRETGRGSGAELFLCEGDSALGTIKAARDATFQAAFPLKGKPPNVYGFTVSKARIKDEFDSIERILGCGVRDNCDPESCRYDRILFASDADPDGGNINSSLISMFLDFYRPLVKAGMVYVTLPPLFVVKDGQERIYCQDESERDAAVAQLKATSKRKVEVQRNKGLGEMDADDFWNTVLDPQRRTVIRVHLDDGDPKLHHTLFGGPPEGRRTWMADVAARVDTAALDLT from the coding sequence GTGAGTTACACCGCCGCCGACATCACCGAGCTCGACGATGTCCAGCACACACGCCTGCGGCCGGCGGTGAACCTCGGCCTGGACGTGCTCAACACCGCGCTGCGCGAGATCGTCGACAACGCGATCGAAGAGGTCGCCGAGCCGAGCCACGGCGGGTCACGCGTGACCATCACCCTGCACGCCGACGGGTCTGTCAGCGTCGCCGACGACGGCCGCGGCCTGCCCGTCGACTCCGACCCGGTGAACGGCAAGAACGGCATCGTCAAGACCCTGGGTACCGCACGCGCGGGTGGCAAGTTCTCCGCGCATTCCGACGCCGCGAGCACTGGCGCCGGACTGAACGGCATCGGGGCCGCGGCCGCGGTGTTCATCTCCGCACGGACCGACGTGACCGTGCGTCGGGCCGGGAAGACCTACCTGCAGAGTTTCGGCGGCGGCTACCCCGGGGTGTTCGACGGTAAGGATTTCGACCCGGACGCCCCGTTCACCCGCGCCGATACGCAGAAGCTGCGCGGCGTCGGCAACCGCAAGCCGGACGCACACGGCACCACGGTGCGGATCCTGTTCGACCCCGCCGTGGTACCGGACTCAAGCGTCGACATCAACGAGGTGCTGCTCCGCGCACACGCCGCGTCGCGGATGTCCCCGGGTGTGCACCTCACCGTCGTCGACGAAGGCTGGCCCGGCGACGAGGTCCGGCCCGAGCTGCTCGAGCCGTTCGGCGGTCCCTGGGGCACGGAAACCCTGCTGGATCTCATGTGCGTTGCTGCCGACGCTCCCGTACCCGGAGTGCGCGCCGTGGTCGACGGACGCGGCGAGTACACCACCGGTCGCGGCCCAACCCCGTTCCGCTGGTCGCTGACCGCAGGCCCGGCCGAGCCGGCCACCGTGGCCGCGTTCTGCAACACCGTGCGCACGCCCGGTGGCGGATCTCACCTCACCGCTGCCGTCAAGGGGCTGTCCGAGGCCCTGGCCGACCGCGCCTCGCGCATCCGCGACCTGGGCCTGGCCAAAGGCGAAGACGGCCCGGAGGCACAGGATTTCGCCGCGGTGACCGCGCTGGCCGTCGACACCCGGGCACCCGATGTGTCGTGGGATTCCCAGGCCAAGACCGCGGTGTCCTCCCGGTCGCTGAACGTGGCGATGGCCCCGGACGTGGCACGCAGCGTCACCATCTGGGCGGCCAACCCCGGCAACGCGGACGCCGTCACCCAGTGGACCAAGTTGGCCTTGGAGTCGGCGCGGGCGCGGCGCAGCGCCGAGGGCGCCAAAGCCCGGTCCCGGGCCGCGTCGAAGGCCAAGGGTCTGGGGACCAATCTGTCGCTGCCGCCGAAGTTGCTCCCCAGCCGGGAGACCGGACGCGGGTCGGGCGCCGAGCTGTTCCTGTGCGAGGGCGATTCAGCGCTGGGCACCATCAAAGCGGCGCGCGACGCCACGTTCCAGGCCGCGTTTCCGCTGAAAGGCAAGCCGCCCAACGTCTACGGCTTCACCGTGAGCAAGGCCCGAATCAAGGACGAGTTCGATTCGATCGAACGCATCCTGGGCTGCGGGGTCCGCGACAACTGCGATCCGGAGTCCTGTCGCTACGACCGGATCCTGTTCGCCTCCGACGCCGATCCCGACGGTGGCAACATCAACTCGAGCCTGATCTCGATGTTCCTCGATTTCTACCGGCCCCTCGTCAAGGCCGGCATGGTCTACGTGACCTTGCCACCGCTATTCGTGGTCAAAGACGGCCAGGAGCGCATCTACTGCCAGGACGAGTCCGAGCGTGACGCCGCGGTGGCCCAGCTCAAAGCCACCTCCAAGCGCAAGGTGGAGGTGCAGCGCAACAAGGGTCTTGGCGAGATGGATGCCGACGATTTCTGGAACACCGTGTTGGATCCGCAGCGGCGCACCGTCATTCGGGTGCACCTCGATGACGGCGATCCGAAGTTGCACCACACGCTGTTCGGCGGGCCGCCGGAGGGACGGCGCACGTGGATGGCTGACGTGGCCGCCCGCGTCGACACCGCCGCCCTCGACCTCACCTAG
- a CDS encoding serine hydrolase family protein — protein sequence MHWRLPKRAMTTISVVCVALLVNGCEAQVSGAPPDAGNIPEATVAAPQAPPPAAPPAPPEAPFAGLDARVRQATADAAATGADIETVVLDRDTGQTVSGGGDNPFPIASVVKLFIADDLLLQESEGKTQLSAADRRSLDAMLRSSDDSAAQNFWDRSGGNAVIARVKARYGLAGTTAPSNGHWDVTTSTASDLVRYYDMLLDGTGGLPPEQANVIIGDLAQSTPTGTDGYPQRFGIPDGLYAEPVAVKQGWFCCWNGGNQLHVTTGVIGPDRRYVMAIGSLDPTGAAAARDNLTQAVKTMFPGGKI from the coding sequence ATGCATTGGCGGCTGCCGAAACGGGCGATGACGACGATCTCGGTGGTCTGTGTCGCCCTGCTGGTGAACGGTTGCGAGGCCCAGGTCAGCGGTGCGCCGCCGGACGCCGGGAACATCCCGGAGGCCACCGTCGCCGCCCCGCAGGCCCCGCCACCCGCAGCCCCGCCGGCTCCGCCGGAGGCGCCCTTCGCAGGACTGGATGCCCGCGTGCGGCAAGCCACCGCCGACGCAGCAGCCACCGGTGCCGACATCGAGACCGTCGTCCTGGACCGCGACACCGGCCAGACCGTGTCCGGTGGCGGCGACAACCCCTTCCCGATCGCCTCCGTGGTGAAGCTGTTCATCGCCGACGACCTGCTGCTGCAGGAGTCAGAAGGCAAGACGCAACTCTCCGCGGCCGACCGTAGGTCACTCGATGCCATGCTGCGGTCCTCCGATGACAGCGCGGCGCAGAACTTCTGGGACCGGAGCGGCGGAAATGCCGTCATCGCGCGTGTGAAGGCGCGGTACGGATTGGCGGGCACGACGGCACCGTCCAACGGGCACTGGGACGTGACCACAAGCACCGCAAGCGATCTCGTCCGCTACTACGACATGCTGCTGGACGGTACGGGAGGGCTGCCACCTGAGCAGGCCAACGTCATCATCGGCGACCTCGCACAATCCACCCCGACGGGAACCGACGGGTACCCGCAGCGGTTCGGGATTCCCGACGGGCTGTACGCCGAGCCGGTGGCCGTCAAGCAGGGCTGGTTCTGCTGCTGGAACGGTGGCAATCAACTGCACGTGACCACGGGCGTGATCGGACCCGACCGCCGCTACGTGATGGCGATCGGGTCCCTGGACCCCACCGGCGCCGCCGCCGCCCGCGACAACCTGACCCAGGCCGTCAAGACGATGTTCCCGGGCGGCAAGATCTGA
- a CDS encoding serine hydrolase domain-containing protein, translating into MTVSRARRARLYAVGTIVCALTAATACGHPVPPPPPATTTSATTAAPSPAPVVVPVTPTGDFSPVARLVDDAVAARRLPGAVVQVGHAGKVVFRQAFGSRKLAGEPGLDGAPAPAEPMTEDTIFDVASLTKSLATATAVMALVEQGRLRIDEPVQTYLPDFNPADDPRRAEVTVRMLLTHTSGIAGDLSLDGPWGLDRADKPEGIHRALAAWVVFPPGQGFHYSDINFIILGALLEKLTGEPEDVYVQRTVFAPLGMSDTRYLPAVKACGPHTIRGTAIALDPQSPTTGTCPAGSWSTDLLERIAPTALDEDTPGLNPDFGHPLRGTVHDPTARRMGGVAGSAGVFTTVHDMGLFAQALLDRLANRPSPFPLTQASVQMMTTPQQPGHRAGQVEAANAADESSSNATDPLLAARYPAISGQDLRGFGWDIDTAHSRPRGAVFPVGTFGHTGFTGVTLWMDPGSDTYVIVLANVIHQRGGPPIAALSGRVATESARALHLYGS; encoded by the coding sequence GTGACCGTGTCACGTGCGCGCCGTGCCCGGCTGTATGCCGTCGGCACCATCGTGTGCGCCCTCACCGCGGCAACCGCCTGCGGGCATCCCGTGCCTCCGCCGCCGCCGGCCACCACGACCTCGGCCACGACTGCTGCCCCCTCACCGGCGCCCGTCGTCGTGCCGGTGACGCCGACCGGTGACTTCTCCCCGGTCGCCCGGCTCGTCGACGACGCCGTCGCGGCGCGCCGGCTTCCCGGCGCCGTGGTCCAGGTCGGCCACGCCGGCAAGGTCGTCTTCCGCCAGGCCTTCGGGTCACGCAAGCTTGCCGGCGAGCCGGGACTGGACGGCGCACCCGCACCGGCGGAGCCGATGACCGAGGACACCATCTTCGACGTGGCCTCGCTGACGAAGAGCCTGGCGACCGCGACCGCCGTCATGGCACTCGTCGAACAAGGCAGGCTACGCATCGACGAACCGGTGCAGACTTACCTGCCCGACTTCAACCCGGCCGACGATCCGCGCCGCGCAGAGGTAACTGTGCGCATGCTGCTCACCCACACCTCGGGCATCGCGGGAGATCTGAGCCTGGACGGTCCCTGGGGGTTGGACAGGGCCGACAAACCCGAGGGCATCCACCGGGCATTGGCCGCGTGGGTGGTGTTCCCTCCCGGACAAGGGTTTCACTACTCCGACATCAACTTCATCATCCTCGGCGCGCTGCTGGAGAAGCTCACGGGCGAGCCCGAAGACGTGTACGTACAGCGCACCGTGTTTGCGCCACTGGGGATGTCGGACACTCGCTACCTTCCGGCCGTCAAAGCCTGTGGTCCACACACGATTCGGGGAACCGCGATAGCCCTCGATCCTCAGAGCCCAACGACCGGCACCTGCCCAGCGGGCTCGTGGAGCACCGATCTACTGGAGCGCATCGCCCCGACGGCTCTCGACGAGGACACGCCGGGCCTCAACCCCGACTTCGGCCACCCGCTGCGTGGCACCGTGCACGATCCCACGGCTCGCCGCATGGGTGGGGTGGCCGGCAGCGCAGGGGTGTTCACCACCGTGCACGACATGGGGCTTTTCGCGCAGGCTCTTCTCGATCGTCTTGCCAACCGGCCCAGCCCTTTTCCGCTGACCCAGGCGAGCGTGCAGATGATGACGACTCCGCAGCAGCCCGGGCATCGTGCCGGTCAGGTCGAGGCGGCGAACGCGGCTGACGAAAGTTCCTCCAACGCAACCGATCCCCTACTGGCTGCACGGTACCCAGCGATATCGGGACAAGACCTGCGGGGCTTCGGCTGGGACATCGACACCGCACACTCGCGACCGCGTGGCGCCGTCTTTCCTGTCGGCACCTTCGGTCACACCGGCTTCACCGGGGTCACCCTGTGGATGGATCCGGGGTCGGACACCTACGTGATCGTCCTCGCGAACGTGATCCATCAGCGCGGTGGTCCGCCGATCGCCGCGCTGAGTGGTCGCGTTGCCACTGAATCCGCACGCGCCCTTCATCTGTACGGCAGCTAG